The following are encoded in a window of Paenibacillaceae bacterium GAS479 genomic DNA:
- a CDS encoding 3-hydroxyacyl-[acyl-carrier-protein] dehydratase — protein sequence MNINEIMEVIPHRQPFLLVDRILEVEEGVRAVGIKNVSMNEPFFAGHFPGFPVMPGVLITEALAQVGAVAILKVDANRGKIGMLAGIDEFRFRGQVVPGDTLRLEVEIIRLKGIIGKGKATASVDGKVVAEGVIMFALTDAK from the coding sequence ATGAATATTAATGAAATCATGGAAGTCATTCCACATCGCCAGCCTTTTCTGCTGGTAGACCGAATTCTTGAGGTAGAGGAGGGCGTGCGTGCCGTCGGTATCAAAAATGTATCGATGAACGAGCCCTTTTTCGCCGGACATTTCCCTGGTTTCCCGGTCATGCCGGGTGTGCTGATTACCGAGGCGCTGGCCCAGGTAGGCGCGGTGGCAATCCTCAAAGTGGATGCAAATCGTGGCAAAATCGGCATGCTTGCCGGTATCGATGAATTCCGTTTCCGGGGACAGGTCGTTCCTGGCGATACGCTGCGACTAGAGGTAGAAATTATTCGCCTGAAGGGCATTATCGGCAAGGGTAAGGCGACGGCCAGCGTGGACGGCAAAGTTGTAGCCGAAGGTGTCATCATGTTCGCTCTTACAGACGCCAAATAA
- a CDS encoding N-acetylglucosaminyldiphosphoundecaprenol N-acetyl-beta-D-mannosaminyltransferase, whose translation MSTYNDSKGSSKTEAGSIHETSISSTDTALAAPVPELNSDSEATFGEAFEAAPEAIALADAMEEATTATEWLENRNVPKVSIYGVPFSRMSMDETMEYLTNVIEAKRPSQIITANPIMVMMGLEDSSFHRMLCESDLVVPDGAGVVWAAGHVGHPVKERVPGFDLMHRLFLEGEERGWSAYLLGTSQEIIDEAAAKLQAQYPGTRIAGTHHGFFGEKEDPEVIARIRAARPHMLFVARSATTQEPWITRYKQELGVPLIMGVGGSFDIIAGRLKRAPVFMQKLRLEWFYRLLQQPSRFRRMLVLPQFALKVIRDKEKVTKPYEPR comes from the coding sequence ATGTCGACTTATAATGACTCCAAGGGCTCGTCCAAAACTGAGGCGGGCAGCATACATGAAACATCAATCTCATCAACGGACACTGCCTTAGCGGCTCCGGTTCCTGAGCTAAACTCAGACTCGGAAGCCACGTTTGGAGAAGCCTTCGAAGCAGCTCCCGAAGCAATCGCTTTAGCCGATGCGATGGAAGAGGCTACAACGGCGACGGAATGGTTGGAAAACCGCAACGTGCCCAAGGTTTCCATTTATGGCGTCCCTTTTTCACGCATGAGCATGGACGAAACGATGGAATATCTTACGAATGTAATTGAAGCGAAGCGCCCATCTCAAATTATTACCGCGAATCCCATCATGGTTATGATGGGGCTGGAGGATTCCAGTTTCCATCGTATGCTCTGCGAATCCGATCTGGTCGTGCCGGATGGCGCCGGCGTTGTCTGGGCAGCAGGCCATGTCGGTCACCCCGTCAAGGAGCGCGTGCCTGGCTTTGACCTGATGCATCGTCTTTTTCTCGAAGGCGAGGAGCGAGGTTGGTCGGCTTACTTGCTCGGAACGTCGCAAGAGATTATCGATGAGGCGGCAGCTAAGCTGCAGGCTCAATATCCCGGAACTCGTATCGCAGGAACACATCACGGCTTTTTTGGGGAAAAAGAAGACCCGGAAGTCATCGCCCGCATTCGCGCGGCTCGTCCGCATATGCTGTTCGTCGCCCGTTCGGCAACAACGCAGGAGCCTTGGATCACGCGCTACAAGCAAGAGCTTGGTGTGCCGCTGATTATGGGAGTAGGAGGCAGCTTCGACATTATCGCAGGCAGGCTCAAAAGAGCGCCTGTTTTCATGCAGAAGCTCCGGCTGGAATGGTTTTATCGGCTGCTTCAGCAGCCCTCCCGGTTCCGGAGAATGCTCGTACTGCCGCAATTCGCTTTAAAAGTGATTCGGGACAAGGAAAAGGTCACAAAACCCTACGAACCACGTTAA
- a CDS encoding UDP-GlcNAc:undecaprenyl-phosphate GlcNAc-1-phosphate transferase, with amino-acid sequence MNATFTYIIGFVVALVLALVLTPLVKRFAIKVGAMDKPNARKVHTRIMPRLGGLAIYLAFIGSFFLILPFIPEGLLSDYDRNLIRAMLAGGTIIVLTGALDDRFELSAKVKLLFQLIAACVVVFGFDVKIDLLNIPFGQSMQEISGWISIPLTIFWIVGVTNAINLIDGLDGLAAGVSGIAITTILIMAFFLGFEPIILMSCLLLGGILGFLTFNFHPAKIFMGDSGSLFLGFMLATLSMIGFKQVTVVSLITPLLIIGVPIADTFFAIIRRWVNKRPIFAPDKGHLHHCLRELGFSHRKTVLIIYGVAAFFGLAAIVQSVFVQSQAANWVTFVVISLMVFFMQIGAELIGIVDKSKRPLLSLLSRMRLKPQEQRGK; translated from the coding sequence GTGAATGCCACATTTACCTATATCATAGGCTTTGTCGTTGCACTTGTCTTGGCATTGGTGCTGACGCCGCTCGTCAAGCGCTTTGCCATCAAGGTCGGCGCCATGGATAAGCCGAATGCCCGCAAAGTGCATACCCGCATCATGCCGCGTCTTGGCGGTCTGGCCATTTACCTGGCTTTTATCGGATCATTTTTTCTGATCCTGCCGTTCATACCGGAAGGCCTGCTCAGCGACTATGACCGCAACCTGATTCGCGCTATGCTGGCCGGCGGAACGATCATCGTACTTACCGGCGCCCTGGATGACCGCTTTGAGCTGTCTGCCAAGGTAAAGCTGTTGTTCCAACTTATCGCGGCGTGTGTAGTCGTATTCGGCTTTGATGTGAAGATCGACCTGCTGAACATTCCGTTCGGACAAAGCATGCAGGAAATCTCAGGCTGGATCAGCATTCCGCTGACGATTTTCTGGATCGTCGGCGTGACCAATGCGATCAACCTTATCGATGGTTTAGATGGGCTGGCAGCCGGCGTATCGGGTATTGCGATTACAACAATCCTGATCATGGCTTTCTTCCTCGGTTTTGAGCCGATCATTCTGATGAGCTGCCTGCTGCTCGGTGGTATTCTCGGGTTCTTGACATTCAACTTCCATCCGGCCAAAATTTTCATGGGAGACTCCGGCTCGCTGTTCCTCGGCTTCATGCTGGCGACGCTGTCGATGATCGGCTTCAAGCAGGTTACGGTCGTCTCCCTGATCACTCCGTTGCTCATCATCGGCGTGCCGATCGCGGATACATTCTTTGCGATCATCCGTCGTTGGGTCAACAAACGACCAATTTTCGCCCCGGATAAGGGCCATTTGCATCATTGCCTGCGCGAGCTTGGCTTCAGCCACCGCAAAACGGTGCTGATCATCTACGGAGTAGCTGCATTCTTCGGCCTGGCTGCGATTGTCCAGTCCGTCTTTGTCCAATCGCAAGCGGCCAACTGGGTGACGTTCGTCGTTATCAGTCTCATGGTATTCTTCATGCAGATTGGCGCCGAGCTAATCGGCATCGTGGACAAATCCAAGCGTCCATTGCTCAGCTTGCTGTCGCGCATGCGGCTCAAGCCACAGGAACAGCGCGGTAAATAA
- a CDS encoding polysaccharide pyruvyl transferase CsaB: MADTNKQNELDSGMEGIETASGASAEPAGNAQDNSFQGNSAKSGSNRSFRIVISGYYGFHNSGDEAVLKSILLALEEEGRAQGVKIEPVVLSGDPAWTESLYGVKAAGRMGPMALLRAIASSDGLISGGGSLLQDVTGGKTIPYYAGVLKLAQLLGKPTFIYAQGVGPVLNRRMDGLIRHVMMRSAYVSVRDAESAALLGRMGVPHDRIGVVPDPVMGLPLPPAMLGATAGASAAAPSAAGGGSAAAAGGAAPVVGVSLRRWRKDGADLARAAEALAELARRRPVRLRFLPFHTPADAEASREVMERLGKLGAGSSAELAAPGDDPQAMLLEVSRCDLLVGMRLHALIYAAGQRVPMLGISYDPKIDQFLARLQETPVATTEAMDASAFADAAERLLTGAEAWRASKATLIDRLQSEAREPAQHIIQHLRQRTKR, encoded by the coding sequence ATGGCTGACACGAACAAGCAGAATGAGCTGGACAGCGGTATGGAAGGGATCGAGACAGCTAGCGGAGCGAGCGCTGAGCCAGCAGGGAATGCGCAGGACAACAGTTTCCAAGGAAATTCTGCTAAAAGCGGATCGAATCGGAGCTTCCGAATTGTTATCTCCGGTTATTATGGCTTCCACAACAGCGGTGACGAAGCTGTGTTGAAGTCGATCCTACTTGCGCTGGAGGAAGAGGGCCGTGCTCAAGGCGTTAAGATCGAGCCTGTCGTGCTTTCCGGCGATCCCGCCTGGACGGAGTCCCTGTATGGCGTCAAGGCAGCAGGCCGTATGGGGCCGATGGCGCTGCTGCGAGCAATCGCAAGCAGCGATGGCCTCATCAGCGGCGGAGGCAGCCTGCTGCAGGACGTAACCGGCGGCAAAACGATTCCTTATTATGCCGGCGTCCTCAAGCTGGCGCAGCTGCTTGGCAAGCCGACGTTCATATATGCGCAAGGCGTCGGCCCGGTGCTTAACCGGCGCATGGATGGTTTGATCCGACACGTTATGATGCGAAGCGCATACGTGTCGGTGCGGGACGCTGAATCCGCCGCGCTTCTCGGGCGGATGGGCGTGCCGCATGATCGGATCGGCGTTGTGCCCGATCCGGTCATGGGCCTGCCGTTGCCCCCGGCTATGCTCGGGGCAACGGCAGGCGCGTCGGCAGCGGCGCCTAGCGCTGCCGGAGGCGGCTCCGCCGCGGCCGCCGGCGGAGCGGCGCCCGTGGTCGGCGTCTCCTTGCGCCGCTGGCGCAAGGACGGGGCCGACCTGGCCCGCGCCGCCGAGGCGCTGGCGGAGCTCGCGCGGCGACGGCCCGTGCGCCTGCGCTTCCTGCCGTTCCATACGCCCGCGGATGCAGAGGCATCCCGCGAAGTGATGGAACGGCTTGGGAAGCTCGGCGCCGGCAGCAGCGCCGAGCTCGCCGCCCCTGGCGACGACCCCCAGGCAATGCTCCTGGAGGTCAGCCGCTGCGACCTGCTTGTGGGCATGCGCCTGCACGCGCTCATTTACGCCGCCGGGCAGCGGGTCCCGATGCTTGGGATCAGTTACGATCCCAAGATCGATCAGTTCCTCGCCCGGCTGCAGGAAACCCCTGTGGCAACGACCGAGGCCATGGACGCCTCGGCCTTTGCCGACGCCGCAGAGCGGCTGCTTACCGGCGCCGAAGCCTGGCGCGCATCCAAAGCGACGCTGATCGACCGGCTGCAGAGCGAAGCTCGCGAGCCTGCGCAACATATCATTCAGCATCTGCGTCAAAGAACGAAGAGGTGA
- a CDS encoding Ig-like domain (group 2), with translation MSQRVTPRSRTLLSLLLSAVLALSLLVPAAHAEDVVSSVTLDSGSSLSLAYGDDPYSLVLWASYSGSSAKKDVTTLATWTTTLSSVLKVTNGVLTPVAAGKATITGKYNGYSASVVVTVSYPYSKLQLQNAGGEVVPSTLKALVGDELNFTAHGFKETQSTDLTDAADWTSSDASVAKVTDGKIEILAAGKTTIKAAYRGVSTTTVITAESPYKSLTLSEATLVQLETGGATTSLSVTAEPINGGTPIDVTDKVEWSSSSATIVKVDKKGVITPVGPGMATITASLYGVSTSVKVVVRQPYEVLKLTPSAELHLLLSNTPVQIGASIPSASGSSQDVTSQATWTTSEIYVATADGGLVTPKAPGTSTIKAEYKGVSRSLNVTVYPTAVSIKTEEEKLTAILDETKSLPVVTAVGLDDAEFNVTKLVNWSSSSSDVLEIKDGKWIAKKAGSTVLKASLNELSVEIPFEVNAKPLVLLSDKKSVSLIIGKETALPTLTVTYTNGVEEDVTAKAEWKAAGSNLLVLDTTMRGLAPSKTTLTATFLGKTITIPVTIEEEIIKLTVDAASLTLNPTRSKSVKVTGTYKSGTAVTLTTRMEWSVDNEDIASVRSGSIKALKLGTAKITGTYQGKSVSVSLAVKPKLKSLVLSERSLKLAPGAEAQLKLKAYYDNGTFLEVNATSVWSSSREGVASVTQSGIVTATAKGTATIKAVFEGKSVTARVTVK, from the coding sequence TTGTCCCAACGCGTTACACCGCGCAGCCGCACATTGCTGTCGCTGCTGCTGTCGGCCGTGCTGGCCCTCTCCCTGCTGGTTCCTGCGGCGCATGCTGAAGATGTTGTCTCCTCTGTCACGCTCGATTCCGGCTCCAGCCTGTCCCTCGCTTACGGGGATGACCCTTATTCCCTCGTGTTGTGGGCCTCTTATTCAGGATCTTCTGCCAAAAAAGACGTCACTACGCTTGCTACCTGGACAACAACCCTCTCCTCTGTGCTTAAGGTAACCAATGGCGTGCTGACGCCAGTCGCTGCTGGTAAAGCGACAATTACCGGGAAATACAACGGTTATTCCGCAAGCGTTGTCGTCACGGTCTCCTACCCGTACAGCAAGCTGCAGCTTCAGAACGCCGGTGGCGAAGTCGTGCCATCTACGCTGAAAGCATTGGTCGGCGATGAGCTGAATTTTACCGCTCATGGCTTCAAGGAAACTCAATCAACCGATCTTACGGACGCGGCGGACTGGACGAGCTCCGATGCTTCCGTCGCCAAGGTAACAGACGGTAAAATCGAAATTCTTGCTGCAGGCAAAACGACAATCAAAGCCGCCTACCGCGGCGTATCGACCACTACAGTCATAACCGCAGAATCACCTTACAAATCGCTTACTCTCTCGGAAGCCACCCTGGTCCAACTTGAAACCGGTGGGGCAACAACTAGTCTCAGTGTAACGGCTGAGCCAATTAATGGCGGAACGCCGATCGATGTGACCGATAAGGTCGAATGGAGCAGCTCATCTGCGACAATCGTCAAAGTCGATAAAAAAGGTGTTATCACACCTGTCGGCCCAGGCATGGCGACGATCACCGCTTCGCTGTATGGCGTTTCCACCTCCGTTAAGGTAGTCGTCCGTCAGCCATACGAGGTGCTGAAGCTTACTCCGTCGGCCGAGCTGCATCTCCTGCTGTCCAACACGCCCGTGCAGATCGGCGCCTCTATTCCGAGCGCATCAGGCAGCTCTCAGGATGTAACCTCCCAAGCTACTTGGACGACCTCTGAGATATACGTAGCTACAGCTGACGGCGGTCTTGTTACGCCGAAGGCGCCAGGAACCTCTACGATTAAGGCCGAGTACAAGGGCGTCAGCCGCTCGCTCAATGTAACGGTGTATCCAACGGCCGTGAGCATAAAGACCGAAGAAGAGAAATTGACCGCTATCCTCGACGAGACGAAGTCGCTGCCAGTCGTGACGGCAGTTGGGCTCGACGATGCGGAGTTCAATGTAACCAAACTCGTGAACTGGAGCTCTAGCAGTTCGGATGTGCTTGAGATTAAAGACGGCAAATGGATCGCCAAGAAAGCCGGCAGCACCGTGCTGAAGGCTTCCTTGAACGAGCTGTCCGTAGAGATTCCTTTTGAAGTGAATGCCAAACCACTTGTACTGCTGTCCGACAAGAAGAGCGTCTCGCTCATTATTGGCAAGGAAACGGCACTGCCGACTCTGACCGTAACTTACACAAACGGAGTCGAAGAGGATGTCACCGCCAAGGCGGAATGGAAAGCGGCGGGTAGCAACTTGCTCGTGCTCGATACGACAATGCGCGGCTTGGCCCCATCCAAGACAACTCTTACCGCAACCTTCCTTGGCAAAACCATTACCATCCCGGTAACGATTGAAGAGGAAATTATCAAGCTGACGGTTGATGCAGCTTCCCTGACGCTGAATCCAACCCGCAGCAAGTCGGTCAAAGTAACCGGCACATACAAAAGCGGCACCGCTGTCACACTCACCACCCGCATGGAGTGGAGCGTAGACAATGAAGACATCGCCAGCGTACGCAGCGGCTCGATCAAGGCGTTGAAGCTGGGCACCGCTAAAATTACCGGAACTTACCAAGGTAAATCCGTCTCCGTTTCCCTCGCCGTGAAGCCAAAGCTGAAAAGCCTCGTGCTGTCGGAAAGAAGCTTGAAGCTCGCACCTGGAGCCGAAGCTCAACTGAAGTTGAAAGCTTATTACGACAATGGAACGTTCCTCGAAGTGAACGCTACCTCCGTCTGGTCATCCAGCCGTGAAGGCGTAGCCTCTGTCACGCAATCAGGCATCGTAACCGCCACAGCCAAAGGTACAGCCACGATTAAGGCGGTATTCGAAGGCAAATCGGTTACCGCGCGTGTAACTGTGAAGTAG
- a CDS encoding DNA-directed RNA polymerase subunit beta, translating to MKMTNDTQFSNSEASSPRGSEESKASGKQASTGNARKSASGAKSKKTSRFTPWWFARKLIVLALFVGALMGGLYLGFAVLGGGTMSDAFDVSTYKHVFDLVFSDS from the coding sequence ATGAAGATGACTAATGATACACAATTTTCAAATAGTGAAGCGTCAAGTCCCCGAGGCAGCGAAGAGAGTAAGGCCTCAGGCAAGCAAGCCTCCACGGGCAATGCTCGGAAGTCCGCTTCCGGCGCTAAATCCAAGAAGACCAGCCGCTTTACCCCTTGGTGGTTCGCCCGCAAGCTGATCGTGCTTGCATTGTTCGTAGGCGCGCTAATGGGAGGTCTTTATCTCGGATTTGCTGTATTGGGAGGCGGGACGATGTCTGACGCTTTCGATGTCTCCACCTACAAGCATGTTTTTGATCTCGTATTCTCGGATTCCTAG
- a CDS encoding phosphoglucomutase, with amino-acid sequence MSVTEIASERYQAWLNDPLIDEATKAELRSIAGDEKEITDRFYRDLEFGTGGLRGVMGAGTNRLNAYTVGKATQGLGNWLLAQNDKPSVVIAHDSRNNSPEFTLEAALVLAGNGIKTYLFPSLRPTPQLSFAVRALGASGGVVITASHNPPEYNGYKAYGPEGCQLVPHEAEQAIAAIQKVASFSEIKRISREDAEAQGLLVWLGDKEDREFVETVAAQSLNRDLLKQGAGADLNVIFTPLHGTGNHPVRDVLKEIGISNVSIVAEQEQPDGYFSTVKSPNPEEREAFTLAIRQAQEQGADLIIGTDPDADRMGAVVKNNKGEYVVLSGNQSGAIMVNYVLSQLKERGQLPANGVVIKTIVTSEMGADIAKAHGAEVIDTLTGFKYIGEKMTEFEKSGSHTFLFGYEESYGYLTGTYARDKDAIVAAMLIAEAAAFYKHQGKTLYDVLLELYAQYGAYLEGLESRTLKGLDGVQKIGAIMDSFRSTPPQEAAGVKVTEVLDYSLGLDGLPKENVLKYLLEDGSWFTLRPSGTEPKIKVYFAVRSDSQDKAEAALESLRSSVMQRVDSLA; translated from the coding sequence ATGTCCGTAACGGAAATCGCATCCGAACGCTACCAAGCTTGGTTGAATGATCCACTGATCGACGAGGCGACTAAAGCCGAACTACGCAGCATTGCCGGTGATGAAAAAGAAATTACCGATCGTTTTTATCGCGATTTGGAGTTTGGTACAGGTGGTCTACGCGGCGTTATGGGTGCCGGTACGAACCGTCTCAATGCCTACACCGTAGGTAAAGCGACTCAAGGGCTGGGAAATTGGCTGTTGGCTCAAAACGATAAACCATCCGTCGTCATTGCCCATGATTCCCGCAACAACTCTCCTGAATTTACGCTGGAGGCAGCGCTCGTACTGGCCGGTAACGGCATCAAAACGTATCTGTTCCCATCACTTCGCCCAACGCCGCAACTGAGCTTTGCGGTTCGCGCACTAGGGGCAAGCGGCGGCGTTGTCATCACGGCGAGTCATAATCCACCGGAGTACAACGGTTATAAAGCTTATGGTCCTGAGGGCTGCCAGCTTGTACCGCATGAGGCGGAGCAAGCGATAGCGGCGATTCAGAAGGTAGCCAGCTTCAGCGAGATCAAGCGGATTAGCCGCGAGGATGCCGAAGCGCAAGGTCTGTTAGTCTGGCTCGGCGACAAGGAAGATCGCGAGTTTGTGGAGACGGTAGCAGCTCAGAGCTTGAATCGTGATCTGCTGAAACAGGGTGCAGGCGCGGATCTCAACGTTATTTTCACACCGCTGCACGGTACTGGCAATCATCCTGTGCGCGATGTATTGAAGGAAATCGGCATCTCGAATGTATCCATCGTGGCGGAACAGGAGCAGCCGGATGGCTACTTCAGCACCGTCAAAAGCCCGAATCCAGAAGAGCGCGAAGCATTCACGCTGGCGATCCGCCAGGCTCAGGAGCAAGGCGCCGATTTGATTATCGGTACGGATCCCGATGCGGATCGCATGGGTGCAGTCGTCAAGAACAACAAGGGCGAGTATGTTGTGCTTAGCGGCAACCAATCCGGCGCGATCATGGTGAACTACGTATTGAGTCAGCTCAAAGAGCGCGGTCAGCTTCCGGCCAATGGCGTTGTTATCAAAACGATCGTGACAAGCGAGATGGGCGCGGACATCGCAAAGGCGCACGGAGCAGAAGTTATCGACACGCTGACAGGCTTCAAATACATCGGTGAGAAAATGACCGAGTTCGAGAAATCCGGTTCACATACATTCCTTTTTGGTTATGAGGAAAGCTATGGTTACCTGACCGGTACTTACGCCCGGGATAAGGACGCGATTGTGGCCGCGATGCTCATTGCAGAAGCCGCTGCTTTCTACAAACATCAGGGCAAAACACTTTATGATGTGCTTCTTGAGCTGTACGCACAGTACGGCGCTTATTTGGAAGGACTGGAATCCCGTACTCTCAAAGGACTTGATGGCGTGCAGAAGATCGGTGCCATCATGGACAGCTTCCGATCGACTCCTCCACAAGAGGCAGCTGGTGTGAAGGTGACGGAAGTGCTGGATTACAGCCTTGGCCTGGACGGACTCCCGAAGGAGAACGTACTCAAGTATTTACTGGAGGATGGCTCGTGGTTCACGCTTCGTCCATCTGGAACAGAGCCGAAAATCAAGGTGTACTTCGCGGTACGCAGTGATTCGCAGGATAAGGCAGAAGCTGCATTGGAGTCGTTGCGCTCCTCCGTTATGCAGCGTGTTGACAGCTTGGCCTAA